The DNA sequence GTGTCATCTATGTGATCATGCTTGTTCCCAAGCCAGCAAGCTCAAGAggcacatgaaaacacatatgcacaaCAAGTCTGGGTCCATGGGTGGCTCCCCAGAACAGggaaacagaggagagggaggagaggttGAAGACAAGAGTAGGGAAGGAGACTCAAGAGGTATGGGGATGGacaatgaggaggaggaggaggaagaggaggaagaggaagaggaggaagaggaagaggaggaggagttgagGAATGGAAGTCGGCCAGAATCCAACCTAAGTGAGGACTCCCAGGAGTTCAGCCAGAATAGGGAGAATGGTCCCAGACAGTCTCCCGAGGAGAAGCCCCTGAGCGGGAATAGAGTAAGTGACAGTGGCGGGGTGAGCATCATGCACCCATACAACCATCTGGACAATCACCTTAGACTTAACCCTAACAAGAGAAGCCTGGAGAGACAACCTAACGGAGATGgtggagagagggatgaagcagagagagacagagagaatgacAGGCAGCAGCAAAGAGAACGGGATGAGCAGGAGGACCAGAGGCCTGTGATGAACGGCAGGATCAGCGTATCTGAAGCCGAATCCTTCCCTGGGCTTTTCCAGCGTCGGCCCACCCCCATCACTAGCCCAAGCCCCTCCAACAACAAGAGGATCAAGATAGAGAAGGAACAGCTGGAGCTTCCACCAACCATACCCCTTATCTCCCCGGAGAATGTCTACTCTCAGCTCCTGGCTGGCTACGCTGCTTCACGCCACTTCATCAGAGAGCCCTTCTTGGGATTCACCGATTCCCGCCAGTCCCCCTTCGCCACCTCCTCCGAGCACTCCTCCTCCGAGACGGGTAGCCTCAGATTCTCCACTCCGCCTGGGGAGCTGATAGAAGGAGGGAGCGCATCAGGCCGCAGCGGCAGTAGCACCCCTCACCTCCTGCGGGGACCCGGACCCGGCAGGCCCCCGAGCTCcaaggacaggaggaatgacacCTGTGAATACTGCGGCAAGGTGTTCAAGAACTGCAGCAACCTGACGGTGCACCGACGTAGCCACACGGGGGAACGGCCCTACAAGTGTGACCTGTGCAGCTATGCCTGCGCCCAGAGCTCCAAGCTGACACGCCACATGAAGACCCACGGGCAGTTTGGAAAGGAGGTGTACCGCTGCGACATCTGCCACATGCCCTTCAGTGTCTACAGCACGCtggagaaacacatgaaaaaatggCATGGTGAACATTTGATGGCCAGCGAGGTCAAACTGGAGCAAGCGGACAGAGGTTAAGCCAGCAACCATTAGTTATACAGCCTACAGTGTACACAAGCAAacactctcatacacacacaagcacatacacatgCGCACACAAATTCCCGATAACCACTTCTTCAGCTATGGGGCTTGGCTGGATAATctctctcttaaaaaaaaaattgagactGATTGatgttaatctttttttttttttttttttttttttgtcacagaaACTGCCACCTGAGAATATAAACAAAGGGAAACTTTAATGAGAACTTGTCTGAAACTTGGTGTTTCTTGGCAAAACTGTCTGAGGATTTTATCAGTTAGGAATCCATGGAGCCTTTCTACTGTGCAataatttctgtatttattggATTTTTGTAATGATATTTGGCATGTGCAGGTACATCTTTGTGGGATTTCATATGGAGTTAGTTTTGAAATGTgctaaaaactttttttttttttttttctaaaatgcgATAACTGGAAAGCAGTCACCCTTAACAcaaatttagttttttcctttaaggaAGCTTATTATCATGTGAGAGTAAAATTGTGTGAAGCCGTTAGCTTTTAAAAGTAACGATAATTGTTTTCTATATTAACTGCAGCAGCGGACTACAATCCATTCCCTCATGCAGGCCTAAAGCACTGAATGTCAGCCTGACAATAAAACACCGTGCTGGattttaaaaatccaacatTATCTTAAAGACCTGATAAGttacttttaatttattcagGGAATTTGTCCTTTTACATATTGGCATGTGGATAATTTCAAAAGGCAGTTACTGCATTGCTGTCCTCGCTTCAGTCAGGACATAAATAAAGGTTGCACTTATTGGAGGTAGCCTACCCTTAACTGATGCTCAGTACATTCCCGATGTAGGATTAAACCCCCATATTTAATATGTTGAATAAGTTAAGACTACTTGTGATTAATGTGAGAAGGAGAACAGTCCTGTTTATGGTTTgtaaatatattctttttttatatgtgtTAAAGTAGCCCCGACTGTACGTGAAAGATGGCCTAAACCTAAACAATCAAAAGACCAGCTGCTTGCATCATCCACAGTATATGCTACAGTAAATGTAACTACCATACATTATTGCTTTATCAGACCCACTTGATTATCACCCCCACTCCCCCACCCCATGTGTGCTTACTCAAAGACAATTTGTTAAACTAAAGCTACTTCAACAATTGTAACACTTTCTGAATCAATCTTTATCTTCCTCTCGTATCTGGCGTAGCAGCTCTCTGTGACCCAGGTTGACTTGCTGTGCCCCCTTAGGAGCCACAAAATGGTATCAAATGAAATTCATATCAATATGTGTTAGCGTGTGTGTTCTTCCCTCTGCAGTGTGCTCTAAGCCTCTCTCCGACGGCGTCTTTTCACAGTTCACTAGCTCAGATTCATGCATTAGAGCGGCTTTTAAAAGGAAGCCTGTTCATTCGCCTCACAAAGTGATATGGGTTTAACTCCCAGTAACAGATTTTGAGACAGTGTGCATGTTCGTGACTTTTGGGGATTATGGCTTTTATTTTCTGCATCGTTCATCCTGAAATGAATctggaataaaaaagaaaagctatATGAGTTATGATAATTTTGAGCACAGCTGCACTGGGGGATGGCCGGGCGACCTTGAGTAGGGGCTATTCTTatagtaaaaatgaaagattgGAACTGAGAAATGAAGAAGTGTGAGAAagaaatggagggagagagagcaagacCTTGACCATGGAGAAGAGTCATTCAAATGAAATTGGAAGCATatgaaatgtgtgagtgtgttttttttttttgtacccaAATGCACATCTACTGGCCACATCTTATAACAGACCATCAGAGTGAGACAGAGCAAGcgtgagagggagggagacagcaAAAGCCACATGAAAGTAGATTGAGACTACATCTTTCATTTCAGTACTGCAATTCTCAATCGTCAAAATCATCTTCACttgaaactttgacctgatTTTTTGGCCTATTGTCAGGTTTTGTCTGCGCCATTTTGTTTTGATAGGAAAAAGAATATACTGTACCTTCAATGCAAATTCCTCTCTTTGTGATTTTATACGGGAAATGATGTTGAGGTCAGCAGCTCTCCGTATGCTATTTAGATACAGCCTACTTCAATATATTTTGGTGAATTGCCACCCAGTAGCACAACAGGTTGTGAAACAGTcacaaaatttaatctatagatttgTGTGCATGGAcatgaattttccattttttcctccgcgactttcaaactaatgtatttcgaATCGAAGTAGCCTATCTTTCGTGCTTGccccacatttttttttctcagttggGACTCAGTAGTACCACGCACTCCAGTACGACCCATTgaagtgttttctaatctggcgcctcTATCGGCAGTAATCGGCAGcacaacataatttgtctgtgctttccaaaaccgtgacaaatcacaaatcacttaaataattatgttttatggtgtgagaacactgtggttaaggtctggttaggttcaCTACCTAACcactgggttagggttagggaaagagcctggtttgggttaaaatgatcacttgaaacgcgGTGTGGGTTTAAGTTACTACTAGcaaccttcattgtcatggcagTAAACAGTTAACACCACGACAACCGTAGTtatgtttctatgttttttGGAAATGAGAGGGGTcccctgcagcaaagtccactgaagtccactttttgcaagttAGGATCTATCCATCCACCTAACATGGAAATGTGTCACCTTATacagacgtcatctgaactgcgccaCTTGACAGGCTCTTTGAAAGTCGTGCTGAGTGTcatgaaaaaatggaaaataaatttCCATGTACATgaatctatagattaaatttccTGACTATTTCACGAACTGCTGTGATACCGGGCTGCAACCCCGAAAAGTAAGATTGGCTGAAAAGCTATGTTCAACTTTCTTACACACGTTGATGCATGCGTGCAAAACATCAAGATCCTGTTATATATGCACAGTGTGTTCATTTCAGGAGAACTCAGATTTAGGCCAAAATGAGCCATACAACTATGAAATATATCACATTTAAatgatgaacagtgaaaccCTGACAGAGATCCAAATCACACATGGACATTCAGTCTTACAATATGTTTACAGTGTTGAAGTATGCCATAAATGAAATACTCTGTGTAAGTgtttaaaatgatattaaagTATTGTTTTCTCAAATGTTTTTGAATGCCATAGCAGTTTTGTATGATTATCCTGGTGGAGGGATTTTATCTTCATGAATATGTTTCTGTATGATTACTTGTTCACTGTATGGGAAgagaattttttaaatgtaatattacaGAATCATGCCAGGTTATTATTTTTTCTAACAAGAGTGGTGCCATTATGAGTATCTGTCTAttcttttgtgtgtatgttatattttattttttaaattttttgaaTGCCGTTTCCTGTTGTTGGTTTGGTTAAGCTATCCAAGCTATCCAAGTGgatgtaaaacaaaatgagaaaaaaaaaaaaaatttgaagaATGGGATGATCCTAAAGGAGGAACCTTCGGCAGGGGAATACAATGGTCTGTGCGGGAATGCTTTTCCAAATCAATCTTATGAGACATTCATGGACATCatgtttattgctgttttttcctCATGGTTGGTTGAAGGTCTTGTGATGGCACTTACaactgtaattttaaaatacattttcatatttcacttttCACAACTTTCACTTTCGCTCTTTGTACAAAACAGTTTCCTTGTTCTTTTTGGGGGGAGTGCATCATTGTGAAAAAAGTGATTTCAGAACAGTACACATCTGCTGTTTTGAgcatatatgtatttttgtaatgtGTTGAAAAATCAATACAAGAAAGCCAACACTTCAATAAATGTTGCAATTGCTCTATGATTGAAGCAACCTTTCATTATGATTATTTCATCTTCTTTGCTGCACATTATTGCACCACAAATAGCAATTATACATGTTTTACACACTATGCATATTACTATAGGAGCCATTAATAGTTTTAGTGATCAGCAATAATCCTACAATTTAAGCCTAGTGTTGCTATACCAACAAGCTAGCCAATTCCTTTCCTTTTAATATACCACAtctataaaaaaacagaaaaatatatttgatcAATTTCTAAAGGGGATGAAGGGAAAATTACAGTATTATTTTAGCCAACATGATCTGGAAACAAGGCTATATACTGTAGCTACATCCCACACAAATGATTCATGCATTTTTAAGCTATCAATAAAGTTACAAACAAACCACCAGAAACCGCTGCTAATAATTTAGTATGACCTCTAATCTGATGTTAGCTTCAGGGCCTGAAACCTAATTTTTTATGCAAAATGCCAAACAACAGAGGCTGACCCACGACGTAGACTTAAAAAGATATGTGCAAAAACTATTCAAAGCATACGACATATAATATATTTCcctattttctattttgtatATATCAAAACAATGACTCACCTCCTAAAATCATGTCTGAGCACCTCTGTAATGAATATCGGTGGAATTTTTGGCCTTAGAGCAAAGAAAGCCAGGTTGTTCATGTTGACTCATTTAGAACAATTCAATGATTTATCCTGCAtccatgactttttttttttttcaaagtttatAATACTGGACACAAAATATTTCAAGATACTACATTTACATTGGTGATGTCTTGTGTCACATTACTGAAGGCACTAagcattttttttgctttgccaatttaacattaatattttgcTGCTTCACACTCCAAGTGAGAATACAGTTTTGTTTACTGATGTTGCAGAAAatatttcactacattttaccTTTATGCTGATTTAATCATCAGccacattttcaaatttttcatAGATATAAGCCAGATAACATGACACCTGTGAATTCAAACACACAATTAAAGCTGCTTcttcttagtttttttttttttaagatgatttgttttggcatttttgcctttattggacagtggGCAGCAAAGAGGCAGAAAGTaaacaaagggagagagagagagatgggtataaCATGCATAAAGGGTCTCTAGCTGGAATCAAGCCAGGGGTGTTGCGGTTATATGGCATGTGCAGTAACCATTCGCCTGCTGGGGTGCTCCCCTTCTTAGTTTTTTCAATCGTTAGAGGGAATGTAAACTGCAGTGGATGTTGTCTGGCTCTAGTCTGCTGTCTAAGGATGTCtgagatgatgtttttatggttGAAATTTAAGATATACCTATCACACTGTCACTGAGGAATCTTTCTTGCTTGCAGTTATTTGGCCAAACGTTCTTTTGGGCAAGACAAGACAGACAAATTGTAGTTACTGAATCTTTATAAGAAACTGACAAATAATATTTCACATCGTGTTGCTGTACCAGTAAACTGATGAAGCTCCTTACCGAATTTAACTTCAGAGAAGACTGCTAGTGCACTTCcttgctcaaaaaaaaaaaaacaacacaactgtGAATGTGAGTCACAGGCTTTATTTCGGAAGG is a window from the Thunnus thynnus chromosome 18, fThuThy2.1, whole genome shotgun sequence genome containing:
- the bcl11bb gene encoding B-cell lymphoma/leukemia 11B isoform X1, giving the protein MSRRKQVNPQHLSLTHRETIGLQAEANHDSGAGSPSPEPSTPSPRRVGPGEHDLLTCGQCQTNFPLGDILVFIEHKRRLCRGPASGRGSFSKPGETGGATGLTISPRARSLELGRGPIPVEVGIQVTPRGEEDVQRRLTPAKGICPKQERGDKDEPSSYICTSCKQTFTSAWFLLQHAQHIHGIRIYLDNHLANCSLTPRMALPPPPSADALPRSPLPTFLGDTNNPFHLLRMAAPLLREHPPPPGFMETRLPATPPFVSPPPPPRPPLERLGPEEMGLLSQHPSAFERVMRMTPMEPPSMDFSRRLRELAGNTTNNGGPTPPLSPNRVPPMHRLLSPTLFQPGSKPPAFLTYTPQPPISQGAHGSSSPPDSQGQNQAPGKSKSCEFCGKVFKFQSNLIVHRRSHTGERPYKCHLCDHACSQASKLKRHMKTHMHNKSGSMGGSPEQGNRGEGGEVEDKSREGDSRGMGMDNEEEEEEEEEEEEEEEEEEEELRNGSRPESNLSEDSQEFSQNRENGPRQSPEEKPLSGNRVSDSGGVSIMHPYNHLDNHLRLNPNKRSLERQPNGDGGERDEAERDRENDRQQQRERDEQEDQRPVMNGRISVSEAESFPGLFQRRPTPITSPSPSNNKRIKIEKEQLELPPTIPLISPENVYSQLLAGYAASRHFIREPFLGFTDSRQSPFATSSEHSSSETGSLRFSTPPGELIEGGSASGRSGSSTPHLLRGPGPGRPPSSKDRRNDTCEYCGKVFKNCSNLTVHRRSHTGERPYKCDLCSYACAQSSKLTRHMKTHGQFGKEVYRCDICHMPFSVYSTLEKHMKKWHGEHLMASEVKLEQADRG
- the bcl11bb gene encoding B-cell lymphoma/leukemia 11B isoform X2; its protein translation is MSRRKQVNPQHLSLTHRETIGLQEANHDSGAGSPSPEPSTPSPRRVGPGEHDLLTCGQCQTNFPLGDILVFIEHKRRLCRGPASGRGSFSKPGETGGATGLTISPRARSLELGRGPIPVEVGIQVTPRGEEDVQRRLTPAKGICPKQERGDKDEPSSYICTSCKQTFTSAWFLLQHAQHIHGIRIYLDNHLANCSLTPRMALPPPPSADALPRSPLPTFLGDTNNPFHLLRMAAPLLREHPPPPGFMETRLPATPPFVSPPPPPRPPLERLGPEEMGLLSQHPSAFERVMRMTPMEPPSMDFSRRLRELAGNTTNNGGPTPPLSPNRVPPMHRLLSPTLFQPGSKPPAFLTYTPQPPISQGAHGSSSPPDSQGQNQAPGKSKSCEFCGKVFKFQSNLIVHRRSHTGERPYKCHLCDHACSQASKLKRHMKTHMHNKSGSMGGSPEQGNRGEGGEVEDKSREGDSRGMGMDNEEEEEEEEEEEEEEEEEEEELRNGSRPESNLSEDSQEFSQNRENGPRQSPEEKPLSGNRVSDSGGVSIMHPYNHLDNHLRLNPNKRSLERQPNGDGGERDEAERDRENDRQQQRERDEQEDQRPVMNGRISVSEAESFPGLFQRRPTPITSPSPSNNKRIKIEKEQLELPPTIPLISPENVYSQLLAGYAASRHFIREPFLGFTDSRQSPFATSSEHSSSETGSLRFSTPPGELIEGGSASGRSGSSTPHLLRGPGPGRPPSSKDRRNDTCEYCGKVFKNCSNLTVHRRSHTGERPYKCDLCSYACAQSSKLTRHMKTHGQFGKEVYRCDICHMPFSVYSTLEKHMKKWHGEHLMASEVKLEQADRG